Proteins found in one Thermodesulfobacteriota bacterium genomic segment:
- a CDS encoding sodium ion-translocating decarboxylase subunit beta: protein AQTVGQQYNPRNFLLMHAMGPNVAGVIGSAVAAGILLALLR from the coding sequence GCCCAGACCGTGGGGCAGCAGTACAACCCCCGCAACTTCCTGCTCATGCACGCCATGGGTCCCAACGTGGCAGGCGTCATCGGCTCGGCCGTGGCCGCGGGCATCCTGCTGGCGCTGCTGCGGTAG